A single window of Actinoallomurus bryophytorum DNA harbors:
- a CDS encoding TetR/AcrR family transcriptional regulator, whose protein sequence is MRARTFTESGRRAQIVTAAIEVIAEDGYAKASFSRIAKHAGLSSTGMISYHFAGKDDLLAACVAEIEEVTGAFMQPYLDAAVGHVAQLRAYVESNVALVGEHPAAVRALIDIVKNGAAQSAGVNGRLALFEEHFRTGQAAGVFCPFDTRTVATALTSGLDAVVVAAVADAPGPTELARLGRELADLYVRATAFDERGSA, encoded by the coding sequence ATGCGAGCAAGAACCTTCACCGAGTCCGGCCGGCGAGCCCAGATCGTGACGGCGGCGATCGAGGTGATCGCCGAGGACGGCTACGCCAAGGCGTCGTTCAGCCGGATCGCCAAACACGCCGGACTGTCGAGCACCGGCATGATCAGCTACCACTTCGCAGGCAAGGACGACCTGCTCGCGGCGTGTGTCGCCGAGATCGAGGAGGTCACCGGGGCGTTCATGCAGCCGTACCTCGACGCCGCCGTCGGCCACGTCGCGCAGCTGCGCGCCTACGTCGAGTCGAACGTCGCGCTCGTCGGCGAGCATCCCGCCGCCGTCCGGGCGCTGATCGACATCGTGAAGAACGGCGCCGCGCAGAGTGCCGGCGTCAACGGACGTCTCGCCCTGTTCGAGGAGCACTTCCGCACCGGGCAGGCGGCGGGCGTCTTCTGTCCCTTTGACACGCGGACCGTGGCGACCGCCCTCACCAGTGGCCTCGACGCCGTCGTCGTCGCCGCGGTCGCCGACGCGCCCGGACCCACCGAGCTCGCCCGCCTCGGCCGCGAGCTCGCCGACCTGTACGTGCGGGCGACCGCATTCGACGAGAGAGGATCCGCGTGA
- a CDS encoding HAMP domain-containing sensor histidine kinase, producing MRSIKVKLGLLAVCNACAGGLMLVWGYGLGVRGRITLPVALLISVVMTQILAHGMTSPLREMTAAARVMARGDYRRRVRVTSRDEVGELGRAFNRMAADLAEVEQQRREFVANVSHELRTPITALRAVLENVADGVTPATSEVIEGAVAQTERLGRLITQLLDLSRVEAGAVSLDLASFEIGPFLRAAVAEARVGHPDPVFTVRAESGLTVRADRDRLHQVVANLLDNAARHSPPGGTVTVTAGPQAGALSLQVQDEGTGIPAGERAQVFERFSRGSASHVGSPGGGTGLGLAIARWVVDLHGGQIAVADSAAGCLIRVLLPQPIEGTS from the coding sequence ATGCGATCCATCAAGGTCAAGCTCGGTCTCCTGGCCGTCTGCAACGCCTGCGCCGGCGGGCTGATGCTGGTGTGGGGGTACGGCCTGGGCGTACGGGGCCGGATCACTCTCCCCGTCGCGCTGCTGATCTCCGTCGTGATGACCCAGATCCTGGCGCACGGCATGACCTCACCGTTGCGCGAGATGACGGCCGCGGCGCGGGTGATGGCACGCGGCGACTACCGTCGCCGGGTCCGGGTGACCTCCAGGGACGAGGTCGGCGAGCTGGGCCGGGCCTTCAACCGGATGGCCGCCGATCTCGCCGAGGTGGAACAGCAACGCCGGGAGTTCGTCGCCAACGTGTCCCACGAGCTCCGTACTCCCATCACCGCGCTGCGGGCGGTCCTGGAGAACGTCGCGGACGGGGTCACCCCGGCCACCTCCGAGGTGATCGAAGGCGCCGTGGCGCAGACCGAACGCCTCGGCCGCCTGATCACCCAGCTACTCGACCTGTCACGCGTCGAGGCCGGCGCGGTCTCCCTGGACCTGGCGAGCTTCGAGATCGGCCCGTTCCTGCGTGCCGCCGTCGCGGAGGCCCGGGTCGGCCATCCCGACCCGGTCTTCACGGTACGGGCCGAATCCGGCCTCACCGTCCGCGCCGACCGCGACCGCCTGCACCAGGTCGTCGCCAACCTCCTCGACAACGCGGCCCGGCACAGTCCGCCCGGCGGCACGGTCACGGTGACCGCCGGGCCGCAGGCCGGCGCGCTCTCCCTTCAGGTCCAGGACGAGGGCACGGGGATCCCGGCCGGCGAACGCGCCCAGGTTTTCGAACGCTTCTCCCGGGGCTCCGCCTCGCACGTCGGCTCCCCCGGCGGCGGCACCGGCCTGGGCCTCGCCATCGCGCGCTGGGTGGTGGACCTGCACGGCGGACAGATCGCCGTGGCCGACTCCGCGGCCGGTTGCCTCATCCGCGTCCTGCTTCCACAACCCATCGAAGGAACGTCATGA
- a CDS encoding response regulator transcription factor: protein MQRILVVEDEPTIAQAVAARLGAEGFEVRVVGDGPTAVEGFRAYVPDLVVLDLMLPGMDGLEVCRRIQAERPAPVLMLTARDDETDLLVGLAVGADDYLTKPFSMRELTARVRTLLRRVEHAAALAAAAPVRDVVRLGPLEIDRAARKVSVDGAPVHLTPIEYELLNSLARTPGTVLTRAVLLEQVWDWSDGAGTRVVDSHVKALRRKLGADLIRTVHSVGYALEITP, encoded by the coding sequence ATGCAACGGATCCTTGTGGTCGAGGACGAGCCCACGATCGCGCAGGCGGTCGCCGCGCGGCTGGGCGCCGAAGGCTTCGAGGTACGGGTGGTGGGCGACGGGCCGACGGCGGTCGAAGGGTTCCGGGCCTACGTTCCCGATCTGGTGGTGCTCGATCTCATGCTGCCCGGCATGGACGGGCTGGAGGTCTGCCGCCGGATCCAGGCCGAACGGCCGGCTCCGGTCCTGATGCTGACCGCGCGGGACGACGAGACGGATCTGCTCGTCGGGCTGGCGGTGGGAGCCGACGACTACCTGACCAAGCCGTTCAGCATGCGCGAGCTGACGGCCCGGGTCAGGACGCTCCTGCGCCGGGTGGAGCACGCCGCCGCGCTGGCCGCCGCGGCACCCGTACGTGACGTCGTACGGCTCGGTCCACTGGAGATCGACCGGGCCGCCCGCAAGGTCTCGGTGGACGGGGCGCCCGTGCACCTCACGCCCATCGAGTACGAGCTGCTCAACAGCCTGGCCCGTACGCCGGGCACGGTACTGACCCGGGCGGTCCTGCTCGAACAGGTGTGGGACTGGTCCGACGGCGCGGGGACCCGGGTGGTCGACAGCCACGTCAAGGCGCTGCGCCGCAAGCTCGGCGCGGACCTCATCCGTACGGTGCACAGCGTCGGCTACGCCTTGGAGATCACTCCGTGA
- a CDS encoding FAD-dependent oxidoreductase: protein MPDVLVAGGGPTGLLAAYELERAGLDVLVLERDARPATQSKALALQPRSIEVLEDRGLLAALEPYVEARLPAGHFSGIPIDYTDLPTRFPYQLGIEQAHVAAAIEARLRTPVLRGAAVTAVEQDATGVTVTAGGRVHRAGWLVAADGGHSTVRTLLGAAFPGTSARISLVVADLTLARKPAGLADEWRLPSVASGFLLPLSGGRYRVVVGGEEQQRLDRDAPVTAGEVQRALTAAHGPEIEVGEVLWASRFGDAARQLERYRHGRVLFAGDAAHIHLPVGGQGLNLGLQDAVNLGWKLAAQVRGHAPGGLLDSYHDERHPVAARVLVSTRAQGVLGVPHPDASAVREIVTGLLAAPDARRGVASELSGVGIIYPGTTGRATDVPAAPDGRAVLVGASLPAGWSDRVETRDGTEPLLVRPDGYVAWAGGPGLDATLRRWFGPRAPAHSDRTSVSA, encoded by the coding sequence ATGCCTGACGTCCTGGTGGCGGGCGGGGGCCCGACCGGCCTGCTGGCCGCGTACGAGCTGGAGCGTGCCGGGCTCGACGTGCTGGTCCTCGAACGCGACGCCCGGCCGGCCACGCAGTCGAAGGCACTCGCCCTGCAGCCCCGGTCGATCGAGGTTCTGGAGGACCGGGGCCTGCTCGCCGCGCTCGAGCCGTACGTCGAGGCGCGGCTGCCCGCCGGGCACTTCTCGGGCATCCCGATCGACTACACCGACCTGCCGACACGCTTCCCGTACCAGCTCGGCATCGAGCAGGCGCACGTGGCGGCGGCGATCGAGGCGCGGCTGCGTACGCCGGTGCTGCGCGGCGCGGCCGTCACCGCCGTCGAGCAGGACGCCACGGGCGTCACGGTCACCGCGGGTGGTCGCGTCCACCGGGCGGGGTGGCTCGTCGCGGCCGACGGCGGGCACAGCACGGTCCGTACGCTGCTGGGGGCCGCGTTCCCCGGCACCTCGGCCCGGATCTCGCTCGTCGTCGCCGACCTCACGCTCGCGAGGAAGCCCGCCGGGCTCGCTGACGAGTGGCGGCTGCCGTCGGTCGCGTCGGGGTTCCTGCTGCCGCTCTCCGGCGGCCGTTACCGCGTGGTCGTCGGTGGCGAGGAGCAGCAACGGCTCGACCGCGACGCGCCCGTCACGGCCGGCGAGGTGCAGCGGGCGCTGACCGCCGCACACGGGCCGGAGATCGAGGTGGGCGAGGTGCTCTGGGCCTCGCGGTTCGGCGACGCGGCGCGGCAGCTGGAGCGGTATCGCCACGGCCGCGTGCTGTTCGCCGGCGACGCCGCGCACATCCACCTCCCGGTCGGCGGCCAGGGGCTCAACCTGGGCCTGCAGGACGCGGTGAACCTCGGCTGGAAGCTGGCCGCGCAGGTCCGCGGGCACGCCCCCGGCGGGCTGCTCGACAGCTACCACGACGAGCGCCACCCGGTCGCCGCCCGTGTGCTGGTCAGCACCCGGGCGCAGGGGGTGCTCGGCGTACCCCACCCCGACGCGTCGGCGGTCCGGGAGATCGTCACCGGGCTGCTCGCCGCGCCCGACGCACGCCGCGGCGTCGCGTCGGAGCTGTCGGGCGTCGGGATCATCTACCCCGGCACCACCGGCCGCGCCACCGACGTCCCGGCCGCACCCGACGGCCGCGCCGTACTCGTCGGCGCGTCACTGCCGGCGGGCTGGTCCGACCGCGTCGAGACCCGCGACGGCACGGAGCCGCTGCTCGTGCGCCCCGACGGCTACGTGGCATGGGCCGGCGGACCGGGCCTGGACGCGACGCTGCGGCGGTGGTTCGGCCCCCGGGCACCGGCCCACTCGGACAGAACGTCGGTATCGGCATAG
- a CDS encoding VC0807 family protein: protein MIDVRPEVKTEPDVGLRRLIRANVVTVVFEVVVPMVLFYGLRAAGVSQWWALMAGVLVAAPYVLWTIVRDRRVDLIAMVTLSVLVLSVVLGLLSDNPRTLAIREGWTAALGGLFGAWMLVTVFVGRPAQLTMGRAIAEVKRGAEGAAAWAARWDTDPRFRRGLRVNTAVWGAVLLASAVVHVALVYTLPIDLISGVTTAVWFATLACLVCWHVWYLRKEDLDA from the coding sequence ATGATCGACGTGAGGCCCGAGGTGAAAACCGAACCCGACGTGGGTCTGCGCCGCTTGATCCGCGCCAACGTGGTGACCGTCGTGTTCGAGGTGGTCGTACCGATGGTGCTGTTCTACGGTCTGCGCGCCGCCGGTGTGAGTCAGTGGTGGGCGCTGATGGCCGGCGTCCTGGTGGCCGCGCCGTACGTGCTGTGGACGATCGTGCGTGACCGGCGGGTCGACCTCATCGCCATGGTCACCCTCAGCGTCCTGGTGCTCTCCGTCGTGCTCGGCCTGCTGTCGGACAACCCCCGCACCCTCGCGATCCGGGAGGGATGGACCGCCGCGCTGGGCGGGCTGTTCGGCGCGTGGATGCTGGTCACGGTCTTCGTCGGCAGGCCCGCCCAGCTGACGATGGGCCGTGCGATCGCGGAGGTCAAACGCGGCGCCGAAGGGGCGGCCGCATGGGCGGCCCGCTGGGATACCGACCCCCGGTTCCGCCGCGGGCTGCGCGTCAACACAGCCGTCTGGGGCGCCGTGCTGCTCGCCAGCGCGGTCGTGCACGTCGCACTCGTCTACACGCTGCCGATCGACCTCATCTCCGGGGTCACCACCGCGGTGTGGTTCGCCACGCTGGCCTGCCTGGTCTGCTGGCACGTCTGGTACCTCCGCAAGGAGGACCTCGATGCCTGA
- a CDS encoding DUF4153 domain-containing protein produces MPSGVAWSGSAEVAGATRSEPLLVVWPQAPRPVSSVLVAGAAVAGLLAATFFPGRLGLNVLVVGVAVPAALFPVARRDRTSLVFAALAVALLALPALVDAGWITALAITLAVPLGSYALTGGRSWIDLLGGGLSLLPAAWHSVPWAGRGLATGARSMSGPTRRMAGSLLVAGVLLGVFGALFATADAAFGRAVSGLVPDLSVGPLILRIVIFGCTATLVLTGAFLAVATPRFNRPPAASPVGRTPWIIPIAALDLLFLAFVAVQADVLLASDKDRLLRSTGLSYAQYARQGFWQLLIVTGLVLMVVAVAVRYAPTGNRPDRATVRTLLGLLCALTLVVVAVALRRLYLYEDSYGWTRLRLWVHAFELWMGLLIVLIAIAGIRLKAAWLPRAFAASGAVGLLALGLLNPDGFIAARNVDHFRHTGKADLTYLSWLSADAVPALDRLPEPQRSCALRHLDDALRHGDSWTSLNLSRTRARALLRRHPIQRSPTC; encoded by the coding sequence ATGCCGTCCGGGGTGGCCTGGTCGGGTTCGGCCGAGGTCGCCGGGGCGACGCGGAGCGAGCCGCTGCTGGTGGTGTGGCCGCAGGCGCCGCGGCCGGTCTCCTCGGTGCTGGTGGCCGGGGCGGCGGTGGCAGGTCTGCTCGCCGCGACCTTCTTCCCTGGTCGCCTGGGGCTGAACGTCCTGGTCGTCGGGGTGGCCGTACCGGCCGCACTGTTCCCGGTGGCCCGCCGCGACCGCACGTCGCTGGTGTTCGCCGCGCTCGCGGTGGCGCTGCTGGCGCTGCCCGCTCTGGTGGACGCCGGCTGGATCACCGCCCTGGCGATCACGCTGGCCGTACCGCTCGGGTCGTACGCCCTGACCGGCGGTCGCTCCTGGATCGACCTGCTCGGCGGCGGGCTCTCGCTCCTGCCGGCCGCCTGGCACTCCGTGCCCTGGGCGGGCCGCGGCCTGGCCACGGGCGCCCGGTCCATGAGCGGCCCGACGAGGCGAATGGCCGGTTCGCTGCTCGTCGCCGGCGTGCTGCTGGGGGTGTTCGGCGCACTGTTCGCCACCGCGGACGCCGCGTTCGGCCGGGCCGTCTCCGGGCTGGTCCCCGATCTCTCGGTGGGGCCGCTGATCCTTCGGATCGTCATCTTCGGCTGTACCGCCACCCTCGTCCTAACCGGAGCGTTCCTAGCCGTCGCCACGCCTCGCTTCAACCGGCCGCCCGCGGCCTCCCCCGTCGGCCGTACTCCCTGGATCATCCCGATCGCCGCGCTCGACCTGCTGTTCCTGGCGTTCGTCGCGGTCCAGGCCGACGTGCTGCTGGCCTCCGACAAGGATCGCCTGCTGCGCTCCACCGGCCTGTCGTACGCGCAGTACGCCCGGCAGGGCTTCTGGCAGTTGCTGATCGTCACCGGCCTGGTCCTGATGGTCGTGGCCGTCGCCGTCCGCTACGCCCCGACCGGCAACCGGCCGGACCGCGCCACCGTCCGCACCCTCCTCGGCCTGCTGTGCGCCCTGACCCTGGTGGTCGTCGCCGTGGCACTGCGCCGGCTGTACCTCTACGAGGATTCCTACGGCTGGACGAGGCTGCGGCTCTGGGTGCACGCCTTCGAACTCTGGATGGGCCTGCTCATCGTGCTCATCGCCATCGCCGGCATCCGCCTCAAGGCGGCCTGGCTACCTCGCGCATTCGCGGCGAGCGGAGCGGTCGGCCTGCTGGCCCTCGGCCTGCTCAACCCGGACGGCTTCATCGCCGCCCGCAACGTCGACCATTTCCGGCACACCGGCAAAGCCGATCTCACGTACCTGTCCTGGCTGTCCGCCGACGCGGTCCCCGCCCTCGACCGCCTCCCCGAGCCACAGCGCTCCTGCGCCCTGCGCCATCTCGACGACGCCCTCCGGCACGGCGACTCGTGGACCAGCCTCAACCTCTCCCGCACCCGGGCCCGCGCCCTGCTTCGGCGCCACCCGATCCAGCGGTCGCCTACGTGCTGA